From the Rhodopirellula bahusiensis genome, one window contains:
- a CDS encoding ATP-grasp domain-containing protein has protein sequence MRVFVGEFLCGGGMLSTPQNQIPSSLLSEGRAMWQALVTDFADWAEVVTPIDPRFGLPGIDLVADVPDAVRCVALELAETVCEQWLRLAKKCDVAILVAPETDGELARLVAAFRDADIDVLAVDEPTMQMASDKWLTAKWLTEHAIPTPLTWSNKDSSTDELKRQSSRLGSVGLTANRWVRKPRDGCGSEAIRVFDDWELACSALQDNEVAQAWIEGRPASILVVGEAKNAIAEPVICPAVWQHCQRRNDDTAADNQSAGRSTHYTGGSGPIDIELQSRGFKLAKQVLQALPASPRGFLGIDFVLGDRPEDDCVIEINPRLTTSYIGVRHLTDQNLTSIWNPSLITEQPEASFSFRTGSNQVRWATSGEVQTDRKSSSDC, from the coding sequence ATGCGAGTCTTTGTTGGCGAATTTCTGTGTGGCGGCGGCATGCTGTCCACACCCCAAAACCAGATCCCGTCTTCGCTTTTGAGTGAAGGCCGAGCGATGTGGCAAGCCTTGGTCACCGATTTCGCGGACTGGGCGGAGGTGGTCACGCCGATCGATCCTCGGTTCGGTTTGCCAGGCATCGATTTGGTGGCCGACGTGCCGGATGCCGTTCGATGCGTCGCTCTCGAACTAGCGGAAACCGTTTGTGAACAATGGTTGAGGCTCGCAAAAAAATGCGACGTCGCAATTCTGGTTGCACCCGAAACGGATGGTGAACTTGCGAGACTCGTTGCCGCCTTCCGCGACGCAGATATCGATGTGTTGGCGGTTGATGAGCCGACGATGCAGATGGCCAGCGACAAATGGTTGACTGCGAAATGGTTGACGGAACACGCCATCCCCACACCGCTGACTTGGTCAAACAAGGATTCAAGCACGGACGAGCTCAAGCGTCAGTCGAGCAGGCTCGGTTCCGTTGGATTGACGGCGAATCGTTGGGTTCGAAAGCCGAGAGACGGATGTGGTTCCGAAGCCATTCGTGTTTTTGATGATTGGGAGCTTGCATGTTCCGCACTCCAAGACAACGAAGTTGCGCAAGCATGGATCGAAGGCCGGCCCGCATCAATCTTGGTTGTCGGCGAAGCGAAGAACGCGATCGCGGAACCAGTCATCTGTCCGGCGGTGTGGCAGCATTGTCAGCGGCGCAACGACGACACGGCGGCTGATAATCAATCCGCTGGTCGGTCGACTCACTACACTGGCGGTAGCGGACCGATCGATATCGAATTGCAATCGCGAGGATTCAAGCTCGCCAAGCAAGTCTTGCAAGCTTTGCCCGCGTCACCACGTGGGTTCTTGGGGATCGACTTCGTCTTAGGTGATCGTCCGGAGGATGACTGCGTGATCGAGATCAATCCGCGGCTGACCACGTCGTACATCGGTGTTCGACATCTGACAGATCAGAACCTGACCTCCATCTGGAACCCGTCGCTGATCACCGAACAGCCGGAAGCCAGCTTTTCGTTTCGAACTGGTTCGAATCAAGTTCGCTGGGCCACGAGTGGGGAAGTCCAAACGGACCGGAAGTCAAGCAGCGATTGCTGA
- a CDS encoding acyl-CoA thioesterase: MTDSKTSHKYGFRVAYQETDGQRRVHHANYLNYFERGRVEMLRDLGFNYKTIEDEGRMLVVAEMNVKYFAPAEFDDWLELTTTVVEIRKVRMRHLYQIHRDDQLIVEADSVIACVDRTGKLARLPNLEAR, from the coding sequence GTGACGGATTCGAAGACATCGCATAAGTATGGATTCCGCGTGGCCTACCAGGAAACTGACGGCCAGCGTCGAGTCCATCATGCCAACTACCTGAACTACTTCGAGCGTGGTCGGGTCGAGATGCTGCGCGATCTCGGTTTCAACTACAAAACAATCGAAGACGAAGGGCGGATGCTGGTCGTCGCCGAGATGAACGTGAAGTATTTCGCTCCTGCCGAATTCGATGACTGGCTGGAGCTGACGACCACGGTCGTGGAAATACGCAAGGTTCGAATGCGACACCTCTATCAAATTCACCGCGACGATCAATTGATCGTCGAAGCGGACTCGGTGATCGCCTGTGTCGATCGAACTGGCAAATTGGCTCGGTTGCCAAACCTGGAAGCTCGCTGA
- a CDS encoding metal-sulfur cluster assembly factor: MALAEDKVREALKEVIDPELYVNIVDLGLVYVVQVGEEKEDGRYDVNVEMTMTSPMCPAGPQLVAGTKNAAESLEEVDTCDVKVVMEPAWTPDCMTDEARDHLGIF, from the coding sequence ATGGCTCTGGCTGAAGACAAAGTCCGCGAAGCCCTCAAAGAGGTCATCGATCCCGAGTTGTACGTCAATATCGTCGACCTGGGATTGGTGTACGTCGTTCAAGTCGGCGAGGAAAAAGAAGACGGCCGCTACGACGTCAACGTCGAAATGACGATGACCAGCCCCATGTGCCCAGCCGGTCCACAGCTGGTCGCTGGAACCAAAAACGCTGCGGAATCGCTCGAAGAAGTTGACACTTGCGACGTGAAGGTCGTCATGGAACCGGCTTGGACTCCGGATTGTATGACCGACGAAGCTCGCGATCACCTCGGCATCTTTTAG
- a CDS encoding ComEA family DNA-binding protein codes for MSATEGQAETAAGGHSANRTTCVLTHSGLQLAVSLLVLLAAVSWMQTTSTRSQSEASGRSPDAFPQLSIALNSSDARELSLLPGIGPKLADRVVRHRDSHGPFGSVEDLLAVHGVGPKLLQSLRPWVHVNRRRVTDRFDDFGGGGHDERLARVVSGRLSD; via the coding sequence ATGTCCGCCACCGAAGGCCAAGCCGAGACCGCTGCAGGAGGCCACTCCGCCAATCGGACAACGTGCGTTCTAACTCACTCCGGGTTGCAGCTGGCAGTGAGCCTGTTGGTTCTGCTGGCGGCGGTCTCATGGATGCAAACGACATCAACGCGATCCCAGTCTGAAGCGAGTGGGCGATCGCCGGATGCTTTTCCGCAATTGAGCATCGCGTTGAACTCGTCCGACGCTCGTGAATTGTCATTGTTGCCTGGAATCGGTCCCAAACTGGCCGATCGGGTTGTCCGGCACCGCGATTCTCACGGTCCGTTTGGATCCGTCGAGGATTTGTTGGCGGTTCACGGCGTCGGCCCGAAACTATTGCAGTCCCTGCGGCCTTGGGTGCACGTCAACCGGCGGCGGGTAACGGATCGGTTTGACGATTTCGGGGGCGGTGGCCATGATGAACGTCTCGCGAGAGTCGTCTCCGGCCGACTTTCTGACTGA
- the dapB gene encoding 4-hydroxy-tetrahydrodipicolinate reductase, with translation MADSTGPISLTVHGAAGRMGRRVVALGLADPSFQLVGAIDHAESPELGKDSGAVAGEAPSGVEISSHWPALDEKSIKRAVIDFSLPEAIDGCVQHCVEAGSPLVVATTGLTEEQKQGLSEAAKSIPVVWAPSMSLAVNLSMKIAEQITAALKDVSGGLDVEILERHHRFKADAPSGTALKFGELIAGQLGESTSHVHGREGHTGARTREEIGYHAIRVGDNPGEHTIVFGMLGEKIELNVAASNRDCYASGALAAAKWLIQQDKGPGLYSMFDVLGMSQG, from the coding sequence GTGGCAGATTCAACAGGCCCGATTTCCCTCACAGTTCATGGTGCAGCCGGTCGCATGGGACGCCGCGTCGTGGCTCTCGGTTTGGCGGATCCCAGCTTCCAATTGGTCGGTGCCATCGATCACGCCGAGTCCCCCGAACTCGGAAAAGACTCGGGTGCCGTGGCCGGTGAAGCCCCCTCTGGCGTTGAAATTTCTTCGCATTGGCCAGCACTGGACGAAAAATCCATCAAGCGAGCCGTCATTGATTTCTCGCTTCCCGAAGCCATCGACGGATGCGTGCAACACTGCGTCGAAGCCGGCTCGCCACTGGTCGTTGCGACAACTGGTTTGACGGAAGAACAGAAGCAAGGTTTGTCCGAAGCTGCGAAGTCGATCCCAGTTGTTTGGGCTCCGAGCATGTCGTTGGCGGTCAACTTGTCGATGAAAATCGCGGAGCAGATCACCGCGGCACTCAAAGACGTATCCGGCGGTTTGGACGTTGAGATTTTGGAACGACATCACCGGTTCAAGGCAGACGCTCCCAGCGGCACCGCGTTGAAGTTTGGTGAACTGATTGCTGGACAGTTGGGTGAATCCACCTCGCATGTTCACGGTCGAGAAGGACACACGGGCGCTCGAACTCGCGAAGAAATTGGCTACCACGCGATTCGCGTGGGCGACAATCCGGGTGAGCACACGATCGTGTTTGGCATGTTGGGCGAGAAAATCGAACTCAACGTCGCCGCCAGTAACCGCGACTGCTACGCGTCCGGTGCCCTGGCAGCAGCCAAGTGGTTGATCCAACAAGACAAGGGTCCCGGCCTGTACAGCATGTTCGATGTACTGGGCATGTCGCAGGGCTGA
- a CDS encoding 1,4-dihydroxy-6-naphthoate synthase gives MNPIESVPHELRIGEGPELHLGISTCPNDTFAFSRLLDAAMQPGESTLDTGGFTWRIELLDIDELNQRLLAGEFDLAKTSFHAALLMADQTRVLPVGSALGFGVGPLLLAAREGEKPQNPDQITLCPGEHTTAHLLFRLFYPDSTSVRQVVFSEIMPALQRGEADFGVCIHEGRFTYAESDLHLAADLGNLWENATKRPLPLGGLVMRDRHAPATMAAACDVIGRSLKSARQTPNSALPAMRRYAQEMDDSVLMQHVELYVNDWTEDLGSVGQDALTTLSEMAQQVGLGAAKLRFFCGETGI, from the coding sequence GTGAATCCAATCGAGTCTGTCCCCCACGAACTTCGGATCGGCGAAGGTCCCGAACTGCATCTGGGAATCTCCACGTGCCCCAATGACACCTTCGCATTTTCGCGGTTGCTGGACGCGGCGATGCAGCCCGGCGAATCGACGCTGGATACCGGCGGATTCACATGGCGGATCGAGTTGCTGGACATCGACGAGCTGAATCAACGGCTGCTGGCTGGCGAATTTGACCTGGCGAAGACGAGCTTCCACGCGGCGCTGTTGATGGCCGATCAGACGCGGGTGCTGCCCGTTGGGTCGGCGCTTGGGTTCGGCGTTGGCCCGTTGCTTTTGGCGGCTCGAGAAGGCGAAAAACCACAGAATCCCGACCAAATCACGCTCTGCCCGGGCGAGCACACGACCGCTCACTTGCTGTTTCGACTGTTTTACCCAGACTCGACTTCGGTGCGTCAGGTTGTGTTTTCGGAGATCATGCCGGCGCTGCAGCGGGGTGAAGCCGATTTTGGCGTTTGCATTCACGAAGGGCGGTTCACCTACGCCGAATCGGACCTCCATTTGGCCGCGGATCTTGGAAATTTGTGGGAAAACGCGACGAAACGGCCTTTGCCCTTGGGCGGGTTGGTGATGCGTGATCGGCACGCTCCCGCCACCATGGCAGCGGCTTGTGATGTGATTGGCAGATCGCTGAAATCAGCTCGCCAAACGCCCAACTCGGCCCTGCCCGCGATGCGTCGATACGCTCAAGAAATGGACGATTCGGTGCTGATGCAGCACGTCGAGCTGTACGTCAACGACTGGACCGAGGACCTCGGATCGGTCGGGCAAGACGCGTTGACGACACTCTCGGAAATGGCCCAGCAAGTCGGCCTCGGAGCGGCGAAGCTACGTTTTTTCTGCGGTGAAACCGGTATCTGA
- a CDS encoding serine/threonine-protein kinase gives MAGDSFRLRDSSHASHRHNTPASITRDLGGQRLNHFLLLDQIGGGGMGAVFRARDEQLGRTVAVKVIPFAADDPDLQRRFRNEAQSAAKLDHPLIARVFDVGNDGPWHYIVFEYIDGANVRDMVANDGPLSLDDALFFTTQVAEAIGHASRRGIVHRDIKPSNVIVTTEGEVKLVDMGLARSDNFDTSEDMTASGVTLGTFDYISPEQARDPRLADIRSDLYSLGCTLFYMLTGSPPFPGGTMLQKLLSHGNAAIPDIREHREDVPPEMTAILNKMLAKLPEERYQRSETLIADLRELATRENLPRSRGVTVPTVEDDDHRESMRRLRRHLPWMIAAGILLFSALAVELLSLPSRRDISLAIDNSVSPEATESIAPRSSANIEDAIGAAETDSPQPFAQGPANRSSINSPATGADETPDSRSVLGAGQGALLPPGQLPETSVGDRLPSGASLASMGTAADQASSTGAESMTAIEQIGEDSATGLSTTPRDPSMPPSIDPDSVVSGTTPLAGGMTVNDSATSAVGVGITGPDGAFPSLAPDPPRISGLPLPPGMANENYQTLPLAPTVPSVVNRDGERGTNPIYTATPMTGGPMIGPVNARPLTGDLAGSPIAPDSIAGSMLSPNATGTTRPRSTGDATGDSVTAMEQETSRPVATTPPEPVRVQIVSTEALRVPQLREEAARAGVQLATTLADALELADELEIDRIDIATPQLVSAPVTIPRSDLILSSSLPGGTEITFRSTENVDMQRSEMMTIGSHRIEMSGLHFFWTVPATETDGGALFAINDNRRVRLRDCTVTIDNASRRDDVQAFSIVTDPERLPYDRVDNGGVSDTSGALPLVSIELSNVIVRGQITMVRLDVAAELQLLWENGLLAVSRRMIEMGGALQPPHPSSGSVRLSLEQLTAITPKGLLQMRMGVSARYPVEIERRAEECVFVVDAGIPHIELTGIPRVDRDEIWVRLRGSGNAYDTDTTLDDPMLLIRDELGQTRLTTMSDILEDPPPWMNERPPRWTVRWTEQLPESTPSSRWSPRDFRQDGSVVGGFQERSLPRMPMERTFDFPPTP, from the coding sequence ATGGCCGGCGACTCGTTCCGCCTTCGAGACTCGTCCCACGCATCGCACCGACACAACACGCCAGCGTCCATCACGCGAGACCTGGGCGGTCAGCGGCTCAATCACTTCTTGCTGCTCGATCAAATCGGTGGCGGCGGAATGGGCGCCGTCTTCCGTGCTCGCGACGAACAACTTGGTCGAACGGTGGCGGTGAAGGTCATTCCGTTCGCGGCCGACGACCCCGACTTGCAACGACGGTTCCGCAACGAAGCCCAAAGTGCAGCGAAGCTGGATCATCCACTGATCGCTCGCGTGTTCGATGTTGGCAACGACGGCCCGTGGCACTACATCGTCTTTGAATACATCGACGGTGCCAACGTTCGCGACATGGTTGCCAACGACGGTCCATTGTCGCTGGACGATGCGTTGTTCTTCACCACGCAAGTCGCCGAAGCAATCGGCCACGCTTCGCGTCGTGGCATCGTTCACCGAGACATCAAACCGTCCAACGTGATCGTGACGACCGAAGGCGAGGTCAAACTCGTCGACATGGGGTTGGCTCGGTCGGATAACTTCGACACCAGCGAAGACATGACGGCCAGCGGCGTCACGCTGGGAACGTTTGATTACATCTCACCTGAACAAGCTCGCGACCCACGACTCGCTGATATACGAAGCGACTTGTACTCGCTCGGTTGCACGCTGTTTTACATGCTGACCGGTTCGCCACCGTTCCCCGGTGGGACGATGCTGCAGAAACTGCTCAGCCACGGCAACGCAGCGATCCCGGACATCCGCGAACACCGCGAAGACGTTCCGCCGGAGATGACGGCGATTCTGAACAAGATGCTCGCGAAGCTTCCGGAGGAACGCTATCAACGCAGCGAAACGCTGATCGCCGACCTGCGAGAACTTGCAACGCGAGAGAACTTGCCACGCAGTCGTGGCGTCACCGTTCCGACCGTGGAAGACGATGATCACCGCGAATCCATGCGGCGATTGCGTCGCCATTTGCCCTGGATGATCGCCGCCGGCATCTTGCTCTTCAGTGCGCTCGCCGTGGAGTTGCTATCGCTCCCATCGCGCAGGGACATCAGTCTCGCGATCGACAATTCGGTCTCACCGGAGGCCACTGAGTCTATTGCGCCGCGATCGAGTGCAAACATCGAAGACGCCATCGGCGCGGCCGAAACAGACTCGCCGCAGCCATTTGCGCAAGGTCCCGCGAACAGGTCTTCGATCAATTCACCCGCGACCGGTGCCGACGAAACACCAGATTCGCGAAGCGTGCTTGGGGCGGGGCAGGGTGCGTTGTTGCCGCCGGGACAACTTCCCGAAACATCGGTCGGGGATCGTTTGCCCAGCGGAGCTTCCCTGGCCTCGATGGGCACGGCTGCCGACCAAGCGAGTTCCACCGGCGCCGAATCCATGACGGCGATCGAGCAAATCGGTGAAGACTCGGCGACGGGACTCAGCACGACTCCGCGAGACCCATCGATGCCGCCCTCGATCGATCCCGATTCCGTCGTCTCAGGCACGACGCCACTCGCCGGTGGAATGACGGTCAACGATTCAGCGACTTCGGCCGTTGGTGTTGGCATCACCGGACCCGACGGCGCGTTTCCTTCGCTCGCTCCTGATCCGCCGCGCATCAGCGGATTGCCTTTGCCGCCAGGGATGGCGAACGAGAACTACCAAACGTTGCCTTTGGCGCCGACCGTTCCCAGCGTTGTCAATCGCGATGGCGAAAGAGGTACGAACCCGATCTACACGGCCACTCCCATGACCGGTGGTCCAATGATCGGCCCCGTCAACGCCCGCCCGCTGACTGGCGATCTCGCTGGCTCGCCAATCGCTCCAGACTCGATCGCCGGGAGCATGCTGAGCCCGAATGCGACCGGCACTACAAGACCTCGTTCAACCGGCGACGCGACGGGTGATTCCGTCACCGCGATGGAGCAAGAAACCAGTCGCCCGGTCGCCACGACACCGCCGGAACCCGTTCGAGTGCAAATCGTTTCGACGGAAGCACTGCGAGTCCCACAGCTTCGCGAAGAAGCCGCGCGGGCTGGCGTGCAACTGGCCACGACATTGGCCGATGCGTTGGAACTGGCTGATGAACTGGAAATCGATCGCATCGACATCGCGACGCCGCAATTGGTCTCTGCACCGGTCACCATCCCTCGCAGCGATTTGATCCTTTCATCGAGCCTGCCGGGCGGAACCGAGATCACATTCCGGTCGACTGAGAATGTGGACATGCAACGCAGCGAGATGATGACCATTGGCTCGCATCGCATCGAAATGTCGGGACTGCATTTCTTCTGGACTGTTCCGGCGACCGAAACGGACGGCGGCGCTCTGTTTGCAATCAACGACAACCGTCGTGTTCGACTTCGTGACTGCACGGTGACGATCGACAACGCATCGCGGCGTGACGACGTGCAAGCCTTCAGCATTGTCACCGATCCAGAACGATTGCCTTACGACCGAGTCGACAACGGCGGCGTGTCGGATACCAGCGGTGCATTGCCGTTGGTTTCCATTGAACTGTCCAACGTGATTGTTCGCGGCCAAATCACGATGGTCCGATTGGATGTGGCCGCCGAACTGCAACTGCTCTGGGAAAACGGGTTGCTGGCGGTTTCTCGTCGAATGATCGAAATGGGAGGTGCACTTCAACCGCCTCACCCGTCGTCTGGGTCCGTTCGATTGTCGCTGGAGCAACTGACCGCGATCACTCCGAAAGGTTTGCTGCAGATGCGGATGGGCGTCAGTGCTCGCTATCCGGTGGAAATTGAGCGTCGAGCCGAGGAATGCGTGTTCGTCGTTGACGCAGGAATTCCTCACATCGAATTAACGGGAATCCCACGTGTCGACCGGGATGAGATTTGGGTGCGACTTCGTGGATCCGGAAACGCCTACGACACCGACACCACCCTGGACGACCCGATGTTGCTGATTCGCGATGAATTGGGCCAAACGCGACTCACGACGATGAGCGATATCCTGGAAGATCCGCCGCCTTGGATGAATGAACGCCCGCCTCGCTGGACAGTCCGCTGGACCGAACAATTGCCCGAATCGACCCCCTCCAGCCGGTGGTCTCCACGTGACTTTAGGCAAGATGGATCGGTTGTGGGTGGATTCCAAGAAAGGTCCCTGCCTAGAATGCCGATGGAACGTACATTTGACTTTCCCCCCACACCGTGA